Sequence from the Homalodisca vitripennis isolate AUS2020 unplaced genomic scaffold, UT_GWSS_2.1 ScUCBcl_2042;HRSCAF=6406, whole genome shotgun sequence genome:
tccaaacaatTTTAACCGTGAAAAAAAATTGGCTGGCTTAGACTGGGTTGCTGGATTCAGAGATCGGCACCCCGAAATTAGTTTAAGGAAACCAGAGCAGACTTCTGCAGCAAGGGCTCAggcatttaataaacataatgtgACAAGGTTTTTTAATATCCTTAAGGATGTTCAAGAGAAGCAATTCCACCCTGCGCACAGGGTTTTCAATGTTGACGAAACAGGTCTCATGACTGTTCAGTCTAAGAGCTCCAAGATTCTTGCTCTTAAGGGTAGGCGTCAAGTTGGTACATTGACATCGGCTGAAAGAGGTCAGCTATCAACCTTTGTTGTGTGTATGTCAGCTGGAGGGTACTTTATTCCGCCATTCGTGATTTTTCCAAGACTTAGGATGAAAGCAGAACTTCAAGATGGTGCTCCACCAGGAACTATGGTTGTCTGTCACCCATCTGGATGGATGCAAAGCGAGATTTTTCTTCAGTGGTTTGAGCATTTTCTGACTCATGCCAAACCGTCAGCTTCCGACCCAGTCTTGTTAATCTTAGACGGTCATTCAACCCATGCAAAGAAACCTGGCATTTATTGAAAAGGCAAGGGAGAGCCATACAACCGTTGTTTGTTTTATCGCCACATTGTACGCACAAAATGCAGCCTTTAGATGTCTCGTTTATGGGTCCGTTCAATACATTCTATGTTCAAGCTattgaaaaatttctaaaaaacaatCCTGGAAGGGTTGTGACCCAGTTTCAAGTGGGCCGACTTCTTGGAGAAGCTTTTTTAAAAGGCAGCAACTCCAGCCACAGCTATAAACGGATTTCGCAAGTGTGGCATTGTGCCACTAAACCAAGATGTTTTCACAGAAGCTGATTACGTTGCTGCCGAATGCACCGATGTGCTTCCTCAACAGTTCAGACCTGTTCAACAAGAGCGTGAAACATGTCAAACTGAAGACCCCGTACTTGAATCACCTCAAGAAGGTATATGCCTACCGTTTGAAGATCAAGAAGTTCAATCTGAACCTGGAGAAGAAATCCTACTGCAACCAAGACCAACTTCCAAGCCACAACAAGGTCCTCCTTCCAGTTCAAAACCTGGGCCTTCTTCCAGTCCACAACCTGAGCCTTCTTCCAGTCCACAACCTGGGCCTTCTTCCAGTTCACAACCTGGGCCTTCCTTCCAGCTCACTAATAGGACCTTCCTTTGCTGTAAGTCCAAAGGATATAATTCCtttaacctaaaacaaaagcTGTTAAGAAGACAAACAGGAAAAAAGGAACCGCTGCTGTATTGACCTCAAGCCCATATAAATTGGAGTTAGAACAAGCAAAaaaggaaaaagaagaaaaagaaagggAAAAGGAGATGAGAAGGACTTTGAAGGCACAAAAGAAAagggagaaagaagaaaaaggaAAGGTTTCGTCCAAAAGAAAATCCACAGTCGCAGTATCAAGCAAATCAGAACagggaaataaaaaaaggaaGTGTGGAGTAAAAGTGAAACGTCAACTACAATTTGAAGAAAACTCTGACAGTGATGTAAGTGACGCTGATTGTCTCTACTGCAGTGAACTGTATTCCTGTTCAAAGGATTGTGAAGGATGGGTAAGATGCTCTGAATGCCACCGCTGGGCCCACGAAGCTTGTGCAGGTTGTGAGGAGGAGGACGAACGGCTTCTTGTGCGAACATTGCCATTAAGAAGAAAAACCTAAACTGAATTATTTAGgccaatttaattttttgccaatttcttatattctttactCCAGTTTTATATTAGGTAGTCcaataatactttgtaataaatttatgatcTTGATATAATTATGTTTGCTCTTTATCACAACAACGGGCAAAGTTGCCACATATGGCCACTTTGCCCTACCCATGTGGGTAAAGTGGCCATTTTgcagtaaattgaaaaaaaatttttttaatacaaaggtGATACTTATAGTGTTTCTCAGTTATACCAATAGATAGGtaactaaatatgtaatatactcacataatatttattttaacaaatttaattttgaataaataataaataaaaaacccttaGAGTGGCCACTTTGCCCGGGTCTCCCCTACTATTGtggaaataaatcaaaattttagttCTATATTTAGACCATATTGTACAGGTTTAAATGTATACGAGTACTTACTTTCGcatatagttaaaagtatattattacatGAGTGGAGCACCTTTAATTgcataacttatttataatttgatgttataaattattttgtgatttgtAAATATAGATTGGGAAAATATGATATCGCAACATTGGAAATACGAGTAAAGCAACAACTGGCTCCCTACAAAGCGACATGGTTGCAGATTGCGTCAACAACACATGTATTTAATACTCTCATTTCtcgtgttttttgtttaaaaaatttttttttattattcttcgtGGTTACTGGGTGAAACATAAATCACATTAAATAAGTTGTGAACGTGATTTGATGTGACCTCCGACTAGTACACCGATAAGTAAAAAACTTCTTTATATCTTTTATTGGGCAAAACCCCTTGTTAAACATTATGCCAGATTGAGATTGATGAAAAATACCTAATTTTGTATGCTAAAGATGGTGTAAAAACAgttaaagtattacaaaaaatacaaaggtGTGTAACTTTAGCTATTGTTCCCAACATCCTCACAAAAAGTTTCCCTTATCAGGAATAACTAAGCATATGCATGATTCagcaaataaaattttcattaagtaCTAACATGTTCAAACACCaacattgtattaaatttacaaaaaaaaacaattaacctTACACATTCAAGAGATAATAAAggttacaacaattttatatgaagttttataaatctaataaaattttaaaataaaataaccatagAAGCAACACATTTTATTCTTATGAAAGCAAATGAACGTCATAATAAGATTATACAGTtttcagatttattatttaaaaagggaTGTAATTCCATATatcaattatgaaaaataaataaattttatataattaaatatgtcaaCACGTTGAGGAACAATCAAATATCattccttgtcttaataaaaatattctgtatataaaagtgagtaaataaaatgtttattgacaAAGGTCTTTAATGGTGATAATGGTGATGAAGTAGATGTAATATCTAAAGGCCAATTTTGCTCCCTTACCAAtacagaatagaatagaatatatttatttttcgaaagtaattacaataaaatataatgatactatatagtatacaatatttttatataatgaaactCAATTTGGTTTCATTGGaagttgcaaataaatttataatgaagtGCTATTTTTGAAACAATTGCACTGAACTAtcatgtatttttaacaaaattaatgacTCTATAACTAAGATTTAATCTATATGTTGTTAGAAGCACCCTAACTAAGTTAAGATCATTCCCTTCCACGATATCCCAATACTGTCTTATTAAGGATATCTGATCCAAATGTTCATGAATTTCTTTTGAAACCCCCTAATATTAATGATAAGCAAATAACATTCAGAAAATCCTCTCGAAacactaaaaaacattaaaattttcgcCGGATATATAGAATGTCaaacagttataataaataaagttgatTATGTGTTACAAATCAACAAACGATTAGGTGAAAAAGATACAAATACAAAACTGCACTAAATTCTAATAGAATAGTACTATTCTAACAATTGCAAATATATAAAttgagattttgaaaaaaaaaatttctaaaagctaaacttatttatatagaaacataAGCACTACGTTTCTTTGGCTAGCCTCTTCTT
This genomic interval carries:
- the LOC124371810 gene encoding MFS-type transporter clz9-like; its protein translation is MVYKYVRKTQQQSWDAAAMQRAIEAVKNDGMAYSTAAKIFSVPRNTLKRRVLDKNVDAKSNKKVLGKYRPVFTEEQEAELVRHVLDLEVRFFGVTILDLRSLAYNLAVQNGIPNNFNREKKLAGLDWVAGFRDRHPEISLRKPEQTSAARAQAFNKHNVTRFFNILKDVQEKQFHPAHRVFNVDETGLMTVQSKSSKILALKGRRQVGTLTSAERGQLSTFVVCMSAGGYFIPPFVIFPRLRMKAELQDGAPPGTMVVCHPSGWMQSEIFLQWFEHFLTHAKPSASDPVLLILDGHSTHAKKPGIY